One Nocardia iowensis DNA window includes the following coding sequences:
- a CDS encoding arabinosyltransferase domain-containing protein — MPDAATAVLTKPPAAPAASQADFRTARIIALVAGVLGALFALATPFLPVTQTTAELNWPQSGTLGNVQSPLMSQMPIDLSATIPCSTVAQLPERGGMLLATAPPQGDRAALEAMFIRVSDSTVDVIDRNAVVVSAPRSDMDRCSALVLTSDHDRTHAVFNGLTTTVTKPVEGAAPGTEQQVEVPVEGTLNGDLRPQVVGVFSDLKGAAPAGLDFHMTVDTRFSSSPTAIKLIAMIAAVLCTLIALAALARLDGSDGRGHRRFLPSNWLKPTLPDGAVIGSLLVWHFVGANTSDDGYILSMVRVAPHAGYMANYFRWYGVPEAPFGWYYYVIQVFSEISTASPWVRLPALACAILCWMVISREVVPRLGRGVRTSRVALWTGGLVFLAFWMPFDNGLRSEPIVALGALLTWVSIERAIATGRLLPAGVAVLVAAFTLAAAPTGLMCVAALLAGVRPLVRIVVRRRRQFGSAGAKWWSTLPLLAPIAAAGLLVLIVVYSDQTFAGIQEANRVRQVTGPNLAWYEDYLRYYYLFVESVDGSLARRFAFLVMLLCLFTTMLVLLRRRQVPGIASGPTWRLMGVVFGTIFFMMFNPTKWTHHFGAYAGIAGSLAAVTAVAVSASALRARKNRAIFLAGLLFVLALAFSGINGYWYVSSFGVPWFDKRISLHGYQSNTLMLGLFGVALALVAWHSLREGYAKPEASPKSARGKRIRKFAAIPLTVVAALMVLLEMMSLVKGAVSQYPAYSLARSNFDALGGNSCGLANDVLVEPDPNGGALQPIADPAHPLTDPNDPLAGADPVGFDPNGVPNDLSADTVEVKPGTGNTSTQSIGAAFAEGESAGTGGGQGARGVNGSTVALPFGLDPATTPVLGSYQNGVQQPAHLTSSWYGLSPRSADSPLVVISAAGRILSVDDTGDTSYGQSLTVDYGRRLPDGSVEKLGTYLPRDIGPFPSWRNLRVPLAEIAPDADAVRIVANDPILIGDQWLAFTPPRMPKLQSLNTFIGDKQPVLEDWAVGLQFPCQRPLEHKNGVAEVPGYRILPDRQAAITSTNTWQAQEFGGLLGFSQMLAKSVTVPTYLKDDWARDWGSLERYDQYDRSATPAKLDTGTATRSGLWSPGNLRVF, encoded by the coding sequence GTGCCCGACGCCGCTACTGCTGTCTTGACGAAACCGCCCGCCGCGCCCGCGGCCTCGCAGGCCGATTTCCGGACCGCGCGAATAATCGCGCTTGTCGCCGGTGTGCTCGGCGCGCTGTTCGCCTTGGCGACCCCATTCCTGCCGGTGACGCAAACCACCGCGGAGCTCAACTGGCCGCAGAGCGGGACGCTCGGCAACGTGCAGTCCCCGTTGATGTCCCAGATGCCGATCGACCTGAGCGCCACCATCCCGTGCAGCACGGTCGCGCAGCTGCCCGAGCGGGGCGGCATGCTGCTGGCCACCGCGCCGCCGCAGGGCGACCGGGCCGCGTTGGAGGCCATGTTCATTCGGGTCTCGGATAGCACCGTGGATGTGATCGACCGCAACGCCGTAGTCGTGTCGGCGCCGCGGTCGGACATGGACCGGTGTTCGGCGCTCGTACTGACCTCCGACCACGACCGCACGCACGCGGTGTTCAACGGCCTGACCACAACGGTCACCAAGCCGGTCGAGGGCGCGGCGCCCGGGACCGAGCAGCAGGTCGAGGTGCCGGTCGAGGGCACACTGAACGGTGACCTGCGGCCGCAGGTGGTCGGCGTCTTCTCCGATCTGAAGGGCGCGGCCCCCGCCGGACTCGACTTCCACATGACGGTGGACACCCGGTTCTCCTCCAGCCCGACCGCGATCAAGCTGATCGCGATGATTGCCGCGGTGCTGTGCACCCTCATCGCGCTCGCCGCGCTGGCCCGGCTCGACGGCAGCGACGGGCGCGGGCACCGCCGGTTCCTGCCGTCGAACTGGCTGAAGCCGACCCTGCCGGACGGCGCGGTCATCGGCTCGCTGCTGGTCTGGCATTTCGTCGGTGCCAATACCTCCGACGACGGCTACATCCTGAGCATGGTGCGGGTCGCGCCGCACGCCGGTTATATGGCCAACTACTTCCGCTGGTACGGCGTGCCGGAGGCGCCGTTCGGCTGGTACTACTACGTCATCCAGGTCTTCTCGGAGATCTCCACCGCGAGCCCATGGGTGCGCTTGCCCGCGCTGGCCTGCGCCATCCTCTGCTGGATGGTGATCAGCCGCGAGGTGGTGCCCCGGCTCGGGCGCGGTGTGCGCACGAGCCGGGTGGCGTTGTGGACCGGCGGCCTGGTGTTCCTCGCCTTCTGGATGCCGTTCGACAACGGCCTGCGCTCGGAGCCGATCGTCGCGCTCGGCGCACTGCTGACCTGGGTGTCGATCGAACGGGCCATCGCGACCGGACGTCTGCTGCCCGCCGGTGTCGCGGTCTTGGTCGCGGCGTTCACGCTCGCGGCCGCGCCCACCGGACTGATGTGTGTCGCCGCGCTGCTCGCCGGTGTTCGGCCACTGGTGCGGATCGTGGTGCGCAGGCGTCGGCAGTTCGGCTCCGCGGGGGCGAAGTGGTGGTCGACGCTGCCGCTGCTCGCCCCGATCGCCGCGGCCGGGCTGCTGGTGCTGATCGTGGTCTACAGCGATCAGACCTTCGCCGGTATTCAGGAGGCCAACCGGGTGCGTCAGGTGACCGGGCCGAACCTGGCCTGGTACGAGGACTACCTGCGCTACTACTACCTGTTCGTGGAGTCCGTCGACGGTTCGCTGGCGCGCCGGTTCGCGTTCCTGGTGATGCTGCTGTGCCTGTTCACCACCATGCTGGTGTTGTTGCGGCGCAGGCAGGTTCCCGGCATCGCGAGCGGTCCGACCTGGCGGTTGATGGGTGTCGTCTTCGGCACCATCTTCTTCATGATGTTCAACCCGACCAAGTGGACGCACCACTTCGGCGCGTACGCGGGCATCGCCGGTTCGCTGGCCGCGGTGACCGCGGTCGCCGTCTCGGCGTCGGCGTTGCGCGCACGGAAGAACCGGGCGATCTTCCTGGCCGGCTTGTTGTTCGTGCTGGCGCTCGCGTTCTCCGGCATCAACGGCTACTGGTACGTCTCCAGCTTCGGGGTGCCGTGGTTCGACAAGCGGATCTCGCTGCACGGCTACCAGTCGAACACCTTGATGCTCGGCCTGTTCGGCGTGGCGCTGGCCCTGGTCGCCTGGCACTCGTTGCGCGAGGGTTATGCCAAACCGGAGGCCTCGCCGAAGTCGGCGCGGGGCAAGCGGATTCGCAAGTTCGCCGCGATCCCGCTGACCGTCGTCGCCGCGCTGATGGTCTTGCTCGAGATGATGTCGCTGGTCAAGGGCGCTGTCTCGCAGTACCCGGCGTACTCGCTGGCCCGTTCCAACTTCGACGCGCTGGGCGGCAACAGCTGCGGCCTCGCCAATGACGTTCTGGTGGAACCGGACCCGAACGGCGGCGCATTGCAGCCGATCGCCGATCCGGCGCACCCGCTGACGGATCCGAATGATCCGCTCGCCGGTGCCGACCCGGTCGGCTTCGATCCCAACGGGGTGCCCAACGACCTGTCCGCCGACACCGTCGAGGTGAAGCCGGGCACCGGTAACACGTCCACCCAGTCCATCGGCGCCGCGTTCGCCGAGGGCGAGAGCGCGGGCACCGGCGGCGGTCAGGGAGCTCGCGGTGTCAACGGCAGCACCGTCGCCCTGCCCTTCGGGCTCGATCCGGCGACCACGCCGGTCCTGGGCAGCTACCAGAACGGTGTGCAGCAGCCCGCGCATCTCACGTCCAGCTGGTACGGACTGTCGCCGCGCTCGGCGGACAGCCCGCTGGTGGTGATTTCCGCGGCCGGTCGCATCCTCTCGGTGGACGACACCGGCGACACCAGTTACGGCCAGTCGCTCACCGTCGACTACGGCAGGCGGCTGCCGGACGGCAGCGTCGAGAAGCTCGGCACCTACCTGCCGCGTGACATCGGCCCGTTCCCGTCCTGGCGCAACCTGCGGGTGCCGCTCGCCGAGATCGCGCCCGACGCCGACGCGGTGCGCATCGTCGCCAACGACCCGATCCTGATCGGTGACCAGTGGCTGGCGTTCACGCCGCCGCGGATGCCGAAGTTGCAGTCGCTCAACACCTTCATCGGTGACAAGCAGCCGGTGCTCGAGGACTGGGCCGTCGGTCTCCAGTTCCCCTGCCAGCGGCCGCTCGAGCACAAGAACGGCGTCGCCGAGGTCCCCGGTTACCGCATCCTGCCCGACCGCCAGGCCGCCATCACCTCCACCAACACCTGGCAGGCGCAAGAATTCGGCGGCCTCCTCGGCTTCTCCCAGATGCTCGCCAAGTCGGTAACCGTCCCGACCTACCTGAAGGACGACTGGGCCCGCGACTGGGGCTCCCTCGAGCGCTACGACCAGTACGACCGCAGCGCCACCCCGGCCAAGCTCGACACCGGTACCGCAACCCGCTCGGGCCTCTGGTCCCCGGGCAACCTCCGCGTCTTCTAA
- a CDS encoding Uma2 family endonuclease: MTSGAPSDWYRWIPAQITARDYELLPEDFCRTIEVVDGHIVKCESTSRLHDRVARRVATQLEAGRKPEPCLMVETDVDVRISDVPLSLRRPDVTVYRCLDDDAKLYAGDAVLVVEIVSPDSSFHTDTVEKKAAYAAAGIPVYLIVFPTEAGDGIELIEEYRLSEGRYHLVCLHTRRLTLDSPVAIDAMFSELTSG, translated from the coding sequence ATGACGAGCGGCGCGCCCAGCGACTGGTACCGGTGGATTCCGGCGCAGATCACCGCGCGGGACTATGAGCTGTTGCCAGAGGACTTTTGCCGCACGATCGAAGTGGTCGATGGCCATATCGTGAAGTGCGAGAGCACGTCGCGCTTGCACGACCGAGTTGCCCGCCGCGTGGCCACGCAGCTGGAGGCCGGCCGTAAGCCCGAGCCCTGCCTCATGGTGGAGACCGATGTCGACGTACGCATCAGCGATGTCCCATTGAGTCTGCGCAGGCCCGATGTGACGGTGTATCGCTGTCTCGACGACGACGCGAAGCTCTACGCCGGTGACGCGGTGCTGGTTGTCGAGATCGTTTCACCGGATAGTTCCTTCCACACAGACACGGTGGAAAAGAAGGCGGCATACGCGGCCGCGGGTATCCCGGTGTACCTCATAGTGTTTCCGACCGAGGCAGGCGACGGTATCGAACTGATCGAGGAGTACCGCCTCTCCGAAGGGCGATACCACCTCGTCTGCCTACACACGCGCCGCCTGACATTGGATTCACCAGTCGCCATCGACGCCATGTTCAGTGAGTTGACGTCGGGCTAG
- a CDS encoding arabinosyltransferase domain-containing protein, giving the protein MRPDRSTRAFTRYRLIALVSGLLGFVLALLTPLLPVRQDQATLDWPQAGVSSVEAPLVSYQPQRLSTTLPCSLAQAVGSGTVVSTVPVASGQAATKGLVVSVADGVLSVVLRDVPLLSAPVAEITAAGCTALTVDSTAAATTTEITGASRQDGTPFRNVVTRDIRPQVVGVFTDLDAGRLDGARLHADLDSRFSSSPTVLKLAAIVAAVLFTIIALIALHLLDTSDGRRARRFLPAHWWRFTATDAVVLGTLGLWHFIGANTSDDGYILNMARASGDAGYMANYYRWFGVPEAPFGWSYEVLAWMTRISDASPWMRLPAVAAGVVCWLVISREVLPRLGARVRRNKVALWTAGLVFLAFWLPYDNGLRPEPLIAAGALLTWCSIERAIATGRLLPAAIAVLIAGFSLAAGPTGLICIAALIAGSRPVLQIIIKRARGVIPAAGGGVAESSSGAMGLDAEAEASSATADENSGVATKSGAHATRRPSWTTTFFRYLALLAPGLSAGTLVLVVVFADQTLSTVLEATRVRTIVGPNVAWFDERTRWDSLLMLSPDGSLARRFGVLVMLLCLLVCVLQVLRKGRIPGTSRGPSVRILGIVFASLLLMMFTPTKWTHHFGVYAGLAGSLAALAAVAVGSAGIRSPRNRALFAAAVLFLLAVTFTGSNGWWYVSSYGVPWWDKAPLFAGKGFSTMFLGLSGVALIVAVWLHYREPYQRARTPKRFDRFATAPLTIAAAILVLFEVASLAKAAVAQYPAYSVAKSNLQSLKGDSCALANEVLVETNTTNSLLLPYSGSPADGLAAESKGFTPNGVASDLTADADETVSGGANSVNSDSKNKTTKTTGAGTGGGTTEQTGINGSTVALPFGLDPASTPVMGSYQEGEQQQAALTSQWYRLDLTDSMRHDPAYQVLAITAAGRIRHVDADGVVTYGQELHLEYGVRDTDGAVRKLGTVDPIDIGPAPSWRNLRVPLDQLPVEVNAVRLVAVDNDITAKQWLAVTPPRLPKLATLNSVVGSTDPVLLDWHVGLAFPCQRPFHHHDGVAEVPNWRILPDRVGSDASNAWQDDIGGGPLGWTGLLLKSETIPSYLDHDWSRDWGSLEKFTPYDPKAEPAEIGVTVENRSGLAKDDPIRVR; this is encoded by the coding sequence GTGCGACCGGACCGATCAACTCGAGCGTTCACCCGTTACCGCCTGATCGCCCTCGTCTCCGGGCTCCTCGGATTCGTGCTGGCGCTGCTGACACCGCTGTTGCCGGTGCGGCAGGACCAGGCCACGCTGGACTGGCCCCAGGCCGGCGTCAGCAGCGTCGAGGCGCCACTGGTGTCGTATCAGCCGCAGCGGCTCAGTACGACGCTGCCGTGCTCCCTCGCGCAGGCGGTGGGGTCGGGCACGGTGGTGTCCACCGTGCCGGTCGCCTCGGGCCAGGCGGCGACCAAGGGACTGGTCGTCTCGGTCGCCGACGGCGTGCTCTCGGTGGTGCTGCGCGACGTTCCGCTGCTGTCGGCGCCGGTCGCCGAGATCACCGCGGCGGGCTGCACCGCGCTCACCGTCGACTCGACGGCCGCCGCGACGACCACCGAGATCACCGGTGCGTCCCGGCAGGATGGCACGCCGTTCCGCAACGTCGTGACGCGGGACATCCGTCCGCAGGTGGTCGGCGTGTTCACCGATCTCGACGCGGGGCGGCTGGACGGTGCCCGGTTGCACGCCGACCTCGACTCGCGCTTCTCCTCGTCACCGACGGTGCTGAAGCTGGCGGCGATCGTCGCGGCCGTGCTGTTCACCATCATCGCGCTGATCGCACTGCACCTGCTGGACACCAGCGACGGACGCCGGGCCCGCCGCTTCCTGCCCGCGCACTGGTGGCGGTTCACGGCGACCGACGCGGTTGTCCTCGGGACGCTCGGACTGTGGCACTTCATCGGCGCCAACACCTCCGACGACGGCTACATCCTGAACATGGCGCGCGCCTCCGGGGACGCCGGGTACATGGCGAACTACTACCGCTGGTTCGGCGTGCCCGAGGCGCCGTTCGGCTGGTCGTACGAAGTGCTCGCGTGGATGACCCGGATCTCCGATGCAAGCCCCTGGATGCGGCTGCCCGCAGTCGCCGCAGGGGTGGTGTGCTGGCTGGTGATCAGCCGGGAGGTGTTGCCGCGCTTGGGTGCGCGGGTGCGGCGGAACAAGGTCGCTTTGTGGACCGCCGGGCTGGTGTTCCTCGCCTTCTGGTTGCCCTATGACAACGGCCTGCGGCCCGAGCCGCTGATCGCCGCGGGCGCGCTGCTCACTTGGTGCTCGATCGAACGCGCCATCGCCACCGGGCGGCTGCTGCCCGCCGCGATCGCGGTGTTGATCGCCGGTTTCTCGCTGGCCGCCGGGCCGACCGGACTCATCTGCATCGCGGCGCTGATCGCGGGGTCGCGGCCGGTGCTGCAGATCATCATCAAGCGGGCGCGCGGAGTTATTCCGGCAGCAGGCGGTGGGGTGGCCGAAAGCTCGTCCGGCGCAATGGGGCTCGATGCGGAAGCAGAAGCCTCGTCAGCCACTGCTGACGAGAACAGTGGTGTTGCAACGAAGTCCGGCGCGCACGCCACCCGGCGGCCCTCTTGGACGACGACGTTCTTCCGCTACCTGGCACTGCTCGCACCTGGCCTGTCCGCTGGAACACTGGTGCTGGTCGTGGTTTTCGCCGATCAGACGCTGTCGACCGTCCTGGAAGCGACTCGGGTCCGCACGATCGTCGGGCCGAACGTGGCCTGGTTCGATGAACGCACGCGGTGGGATTCGCTGTTGATGCTCTCGCCGGACGGGTCGCTGGCGCGGCGGTTCGGTGTGCTGGTCATGCTGCTGTGCCTGCTGGTCTGCGTGCTGCAGGTGCTGCGCAAGGGACGCATCCCCGGCACGTCACGCGGGCCGTCGGTGCGGATTCTCGGCATCGTGTTCGCGTCGCTGCTGCTGATGATGTTCACGCCGACCAAGTGGACACACCACTTCGGCGTGTACGCCGGACTGGCCGGATCGCTTGCCGCACTTGCCGCGGTGGCGGTGGGCAGCGCGGGAATTCGCTCGCCGCGCAACCGGGCGTTGTTCGCGGCGGCGGTGTTGTTCCTGCTCGCGGTGACCTTCACCGGGTCGAACGGCTGGTGGTATGTGTCCAGCTACGGCGTGCCGTGGTGGGACAAGGCGCCGCTGTTCGCGGGCAAGGGTTTCTCCACGATGTTCCTCGGGCTCAGCGGGGTCGCGCTGATAGTGGCGGTGTGGCTGCACTATCGGGAGCCGTATCAACGGGCTCGCACGCCGAAGCGCTTCGATCGGTTCGCCACCGCCCCACTGACTATCGCCGCCGCGATCCTGGTGTTGTTCGAGGTCGCCTCGCTGGCGAAGGCGGCGGTCGCCCAGTACCCCGCGTACTCGGTCGCCAAGTCGAATCTCCAGTCGCTGAAGGGTGATTCGTGCGCGCTCGCGAACGAGGTACTGGTGGAGACGAACACCACCAACTCGCTGCTGCTCCCCTACTCGGGATCACCCGCTGACGGATTGGCCGCGGAATCAAAGGGATTCACGCCGAATGGGGTGGCGAGCGATCTCACCGCCGATGCCGACGAAACCGTGTCGGGCGGCGCCAACTCGGTCAACTCCGATTCGAAGAACAAGACCACCAAGACCACCGGTGCTGGCACCGGTGGCGGCACCACCGAGCAGACCGGAATCAACGGCAGCACAGTCGCTTTGCCGTTCGGACTCGACCCGGCGAGCACGCCGGTCATGGGCAGTTACCAGGAGGGTGAGCAGCAGCAGGCGGCGCTGACCTCCCAGTGGTACCGCCTCGACCTGACCGACAGTATGCGCCACGACCCGGCCTACCAGGTGCTCGCGATCACCGCGGCCGGGCGGATCAGGCACGTCGACGCCGACGGTGTCGTCACCTACGGGCAGGAGCTGCACCTGGAATACGGCGTGCGGGACACGGATGGCGCGGTGCGCAAGCTCGGCACGGTCGATCCGATCGACATCGGCCCGGCACCGTCCTGGCGCAACCTGCGGGTGCCGCTGGACCAGCTGCCGGTCGAGGTGAACGCGGTGCGGCTGGTCGCGGTGGACAACGACATCACTGCGAAGCAGTGGCTGGCCGTCACGCCGCCCCGGCTGCCCAAGCTGGCCACACTGAATTCCGTTGTCGGCTCGACGGATCCGGTGCTGCTCGACTGGCATGTCGGGCTCGCCTTCCCCTGCCAGCGACCGTTCCACCACCATGACGGCGTCGCCGAAGTGCCCAACTGGCGCATCCTGCCCGACCGCGTCGGTTCCGACGCCTCCAATGCCTGGCAGGACGACATCGGCGGCGGTCCGCTCGGCTGGACCGGATTGCTGCTGAAGTCGGAGACCATCCCCAGTTATCTCGACCATGATTGGTCGCGCGACTGGGGTTCCTTGGAGAAATTCACCCCCTACGACCCGAAGGCCGAACCGGCTGAGATCGGCGTCACCGTCGAAAACCGCAGCGGGTTGGCCAAGGACGATCCGATCCGAGTCCGTTAG
- a CDS encoding glycosyl transferase has product MLGTASPTPVRKRRLPRIQLNRVDLIAAFGYLALATLVLSGQWRNTQSGYLIKSGQDQTMWEWFFAVTAHSVANLQNPLGTNLQNFPAGVNMMANTAMFGVGVPFTPITLLFGPTVTFVLVLTLGLASTAFGWYWLFSRELVESRLAAVIGGLFCGFAPAMISHANAHPNFVVLVLLPIIAGQLIRMARHAGVTGPERPRRRVRDAVALGLLVALQIALGEEPLLIFALAFGLFAVVYFLHAPRLGLRVLRGITPTVLLAAVITIMLTEIPLWWQFFGPQSYRSIDHGPMGNDLKAIVQFPSESLGGMFSPGQYVAINETEQNAYFGWPLLLLVVATVALLWRDRVVRAAGVVITVFGVLSLGAVAMFGKQRTGIELPWRWAEHVPLLSTVLETRLTMAAIPAIAVILALATDRAVRWWRESPMDWRPLAWFGTLAFALLPLVPTILPVTERAPTPEFFADGTVRDYVSGGSVVLVPPPRPADARALRWQADAGFEFPLAGGYFVGPTGTQKKGIYGPETRPTTALLVQAQDTGTVPPIGDEARARALTDLRFWQADVLVLPATKNSDTLRTTVTQLLGFAPTRVDDVWVWDVRALIVR; this is encoded by the coding sequence GTGCTCGGCACGGCGTCACCGACCCCGGTTCGCAAGCGAAGACTCCCCCGAATTCAGCTGAACCGGGTCGACCTGATCGCCGCGTTCGGCTACCTGGCGCTGGCCACCCTCGTGCTGTCCGGACAGTGGCGCAATACCCAGAGCGGGTACCTGATCAAGAGCGGTCAGGACCAGACGATGTGGGAGTGGTTCTTCGCCGTCACCGCGCATTCGGTAGCGAATCTGCAGAACCCGCTCGGCACGAACCTGCAGAACTTCCCGGCCGGGGTGAACATGATGGCCAACACGGCCATGTTCGGCGTCGGGGTGCCGTTCACGCCGATCACCCTGTTGTTCGGGCCGACCGTCACCTTCGTGCTCGTTCTCACACTCGGGCTCGCCAGCACCGCGTTCGGCTGGTACTGGCTGTTCTCCCGGGAACTCGTCGAGTCCAGACTCGCGGCCGTAATCGGCGGACTGTTCTGCGGTTTCGCGCCCGCGATGATCTCGCATGCCAACGCGCACCCGAACTTCGTTGTGCTGGTGCTGCTTCCGATCATCGCGGGGCAGTTGATCCGGATGGCACGGCACGCCGGTGTCACCGGTCCGGAGCGGCCGCGCAGGCGGGTCCGCGACGCGGTCGCGCTTGGTTTGCTTGTCGCACTGCAGATCGCGCTCGGCGAGGAGCCGCTGCTGATCTTCGCGCTGGCGTTCGGGCTGTTCGCGGTCGTGTACTTCCTGCACGCGCCACGGCTCGGTCTGCGCGTACTGCGCGGGATCACGCCGACGGTGCTGCTCGCGGCGGTGATCACCATCATGCTCACCGAAATACCGCTGTGGTGGCAATTTTTCGGGCCGCAGAGCTACCGCTCGATCGACCACGGGCCGATGGGCAACGACCTGAAGGCGATCGTGCAGTTCCCGTCCGAATCGCTGGGCGGCATGTTCTCACCGGGCCAGTACGTGGCGATCAACGAGACCGAGCAGAACGCCTACTTCGGCTGGCCGCTCCTGCTGCTGGTGGTGGCGACGGTCGCGCTGCTGTGGCGAGACCGGGTGGTTCGCGCGGCGGGCGTGGTGATCACGGTGTTCGGCGTGCTGTCACTCGGTGCGGTCGCGATGTTCGGCAAGCAGCGCACTGGCATCGAATTGCCTTGGCGCTGGGCCGAACACGTTCCGTTGCTGAGTACCGTGCTGGAAACCCGGCTCACCATGGCGGCGATTCCGGCCATCGCGGTGATCCTCGCGCTGGCGACCGATCGGGCGGTCCGCTGGTGGCGCGAGTCGCCGATGGACTGGCGGCCGCTGGCCTGGTTCGGCACGCTCGCGTTCGCGCTGCTGCCACTGGTTCCGACGATCCTGCCGGTGACCGAACGCGCGCCGACACCGGAATTCTTCGCGGACGGGACGGTGCGCGACTACGTCAGCGGTGGATCGGTGGTGCTGGTGCCGCCACCGCGGCCTGCCGACGCGCGAGCGTTGCGCTGGCAGGCCGACGCGGGCTTCGAGTTCCCGCTCGCGGGCGGTTACTTCGTCGGCCCGACCGGGACGCAGAAGAAGGGCATCTACGGCCCGGAAACCCGCCCGACCACCGCGTTGCTGGTGCAAGCGCAAGACACCGGGACCGTGCCGCCGATCGGCGACGAGGCCCGCGCGCGGGCGCTGACCGATCTGCGCTTCTGGCAAGCCGACGTGCTGGTGCTGCCCGCCACCAAGAACAGCGACACCTTGCGCACCACGGTGACGCAGCTGCTCGGCTTCGCGCCGACCAGAGTCGACGACGTGTGGGTTTGGGATGTTCGTGCGCTGATCGTGCGGTGA